The window ACCTCTGTGGAATTCCACGAATCAAAGCTACGGTTTTCCCCCTTATCATGCTCGTTACTTTACTTTTCCTCAAATTCTGTGATGGTTTGCCGCTATGTTTATAGCAATTTTTTGTTAAAATAAATAATTTCTCACAATTTGTTATTTTAATATACAAATTTTAACTTCATTTGTCAAGGGTTTTATTACAAAAATGGAATTCAAACAGCAATTTAATATTTTCTTGTTTATACCTGATTATTAAAAGGTTATGGTTTGTTTTGTTTTTCTTGTTGCTGAAATTTTGCCGGCAAATCAGTGGACTAATTTTTAATAAAAAAATTTTTTTCTTGCATTTGGAAAATCCGCTCAAAGAAAGGGCACTTTTTGCATTTTGGGGGAGGGGGTTTTCTGGCCCAAGAAATTTTATGGAGAAATTAATTGGAGAGAGAATTGTCAAAGAATTCGCACTCAACTATTTCGATATAATTATTGCAATTCAAAAAAAAATATCTTATATTTATTTTTTGTTGATTTAAAAACTCTTCTAAATTCAATCAACTTCCATCAAACAAACGAGGTCGCCATGAAACACTTTGTTCTCTTTTGTGCTCTCTCTCTCCTTTTTCTTTTTCTGGTTGCGGCAAAGCCCAGCGACGACGAAGCTTTGCGCGAAAAAGCGGCACAAATTCACAAATCGGTTCTTACCATTGATACGCATTGCGACACGCCCATGCGTCTTGTGCGCGGCGGCTGGGATGTCGGCGTTTATCATGATCCCAAAGATCGCGAAAGCGGAAAAATTGATTTGCCAAGGATGAAACAGGGCGGTCTCGACGCAGAATTTTTTGCTGTTTTTCTGGGGCAGGGTCCCCGCACGCCAGAGGGCATCAAGGCAGCACGTGAAAAAGCCGATGGTATTTTTCAGGCGATCAAACAGATGTGCGAAAAATACGGCGATACTATCGAGTTGGCGCTCAATCCCGATGATGCTTATCGCTTGGAAAAAGAGGGGAAATTAGCGTGCTACATCGGTATGGAAAACGGCTATCCTGTAGGCACGGACCTGAATTATCTGCAGCGATATTACGACATGGGCGCCCGCTATATTACTCTTTGCCATACGCGAAACAATGATATTTGCGATTCATCCACTGACCCCAATGGTCCTGAATTTCACGGACTCAGCGAATTCGGCGAGAAAGTCGTCGCGGAGATGAATCGGCTGGGGATGATGGTGGACATTTCGCACGTTTCCGACGAGTCATTTTACGATGTACTGAAAATTACCAAAGCGCCGGTGATTGCTTCGCATTCGGATACGCGCGCTCTTTGTGACAATCCGCGCAATTTAACCGACGACATGATTAAAAAATTGTCTGAAAATGGCGGTGTGCTGCAGATGTGTCTGCTCAGTGCCTATGTCAAAAAACCAACGCCAAATCCGGAACGGGAAGCTGCAGTGGAAAAATTGTGGCAGAAATACGGTAAGTGGGATGAAATCAAATCGGATTCTCTGCGGGAAATTGTCAGGAAAGAATATTCCGGAATCCGGGAAAAATATCCTGAAAAATTAGCGACTGTCAAAGACCTCGTCGATCAAATCGATCATGTTGTTGAATTGGTAGGTGTTGATCACGTCGGTATCGGCACTGATTTTGACGGCGGCGGCGGTCTCGCTGATTGCAACGATGTCTCGGAAATGGGCAACATCACGCTGGAACTGGTGCGGCGCGGCTATTCCGAAGATGATATTCGTAAAATTTGGGGCGGCAATTTGATGCGCGTTTTTCGCCGCGTTCAGGAAGTCGCTAAAGAATTGAATCAGAAATAATTTTGATTTCTGAATTAATTTCATCTCAAATGAGGAGCTCGGGAATTATGAAAAAAGTAGGGAAATTAGCCCTTTTTTCTTTCTCTTTTCTCTTGCTGGCAAGTTCACTCTGGGCAACGGAACTACTCACTCGCGCAGAGAAAAGCAGTTACACAGAGACAACCCGCTACGCGGAAGTGATGGATTTTTTGAAAAACTTACAAATAAAGAGTACGGAAATCCGCGTGTTGCCTTTGACAGAATCGACGGAAGGTCGGACAATTCCCTTGGTGATTTTGGGCAGTCCGGCGCCGGCTTCACCAAAAGAACTGCGGCGACTGGGAAAGCCGGCAATTTACATTCAGGCCAATATTCACGCCGGCGAAGTGGAGGGCAAAGAGGCAATGCTGATGCTGATGCGGGAAATTTTGCTGGGAAAATTGCATCATTTGCTGGACAATCAAGTGTTGTTGATCACGCCCATCTACAATCCCGACGGCAACGAAAAAATCAGCAAAACCAATCGCACCAATCAACACGGTCCCACCGGCGGCGTCGGCGTGCGCTACAATGGTCAACATCTGGATTTGAATCGGGATTACATCAAATTGGAATCACCGGAAGATCTGGCAGCGGTGGAGAAAATTTTGAATTTATGGGATCCGATGCTGCTGATGGATTTGCACACTACGAACGGCTCCTATCACATCGAGCCGCTGACTTACGCCACGGCGCACAATCCGAACGGGGACATG is drawn from Calditrichota bacterium and contains these coding sequences:
- a CDS encoding membrane dipeptidase, producing the protein MKHFVLFCALSLLFLFLVAAKPSDDEALREKAAQIHKSVLTIDTHCDTPMRLVRGGWDVGVYHDPKDRESGKIDLPRMKQGGLDAEFFAVFLGQGPRTPEGIKAAREKADGIFQAIKQMCEKYGDTIELALNPDDAYRLEKEGKLACYIGMENGYPVGTDLNYLQRYYDMGARYITLCHTRNNDICDSSTDPNGPEFHGLSEFGEKVVAEMNRLGMMVDISHVSDESFYDVLKITKAPVIASHSDTRALCDNPRNLTDDMIKKLSENGGVLQMCLLSAYVKKPTPNPEREAAVEKLWQKYGKWDEIKSDSLREIVRKEYSGIREKYPEKLATVKDLVDQIDHVVELVGVDHVGIGTDFDGGGGLADCNDVSEMGNITLELVRRGYSEDDIRKIWGGNLMRVFRRVQEVAKELNQK